The Leucoraja erinacea ecotype New England chromosome 29, Leri_hhj_1, whole genome shotgun sequence genome has a window encoding:
- the LOC129711219 gene encoding tropomyosin alpha-4 chain isoform X2, producing the protein MAGATSLDSVRRKIQSLQQQADEAEGRAEGLQRELDTERQLREQAEGDVAALNRRIQLVEEELDRAQERLATALQKLEEAEKAADESERGMKVIENRAMKDEERMELQELQLKEAKHIAEEADRKYEEVARKLVILEGELERAEERAEVAEMKCGDLEEELKNVTNNLKSLEAQSDKYSEKEDKYEDEIKVLSDKLKEAETRAEFAERTVAKLEKTIDDLEEQVTRAKEENMGMHQVLDQTLQELHNL; encoded by the exons ATGGCCGGAGCTACCTCGCTCGACTCGGTGCGGAGGAAGATCCAGAGCCTGCAGCAGCAGGCGGACGAGGCGGAGGGCCGGGCCGAGGGGCTGCAGCGGGAGTTGGACACGGAGCGCCAGCTGCGGGAGCAA GCTGAAGGTGATGTTGCTGCCCTCAACCGACGGATCCAGCTGGTGGAGGAGGAGCTGGACCGGGCCCAGGAGCGCCTGGCCACTGCCCTGCAGAAACTGGAGGAGGCCGAGAAAGCAGCGGACGAGAGTGAGAG GGGCATGAAAGTGATTGAGAACCGTGCAATGAAGGATGAGGAAAGGATGGAACTTCAGGAGCTTCAGCTGAAGGAAGCAAAGCACATCGCTGAAGAAGCAGACCGCAAGTACGAGGAG GTGGCACGTAAACTGGTCATCTTGGAGGGAGAGCTGGAGCGTGCTGAGGAGCGTGCTGAAGTCGCGGAGAT GAAGTGTGGTGATCTGGAAGAAGAGCTGAAAAATGTCACTAACAATCTCAAATCACTGGAGGCTCAGTCAGACAAG TACTCGGAGAAGGAGGACAAGTACGAGGATGAGATCAAGGTTCTGTCTGACAAGCTCAAGGAG GCAGAAACTCGTGCTGAATTTGCTGAAAGAACTGTTGCAAAACTGGAAAAGACCATTGATGACCTGGAAG AACAAGTTACTCGTGCAAAAGAAGAGAACATGGGTATGCACCAGGTCCTCGATCAAACTCTACAGGAACTGCATAACTTGTAA